From Tissierellales bacterium, a single genomic window includes:
- a CDS encoding deoxynucleoside kinase has translation MEQFISTQANQYKNEGQVNNMAIVIDGIIGAGKSTVGKFLNQELGLPLYEELKEDGKENTLAQRMLDRFYADQARWSAIIQVMFLNDRFRDIKKIDASGDLAIIDRSIYGDEIFAKTIHDRGQMTTDEFTIYRDLLYNMLQHINVPDVLVYIDVTIDTAMDRIKKRSRSTEGDAIPRDYMEDLHRNYEAWFEAFNLCPKVRIDFNECCLEENGEMKESMKAKILEAIKPYI, from the coding sequence ATGGAACAATTTATATCTACTCAAGCAAATCAGTACAAAAATGAAGGACAGGTGAACAATATGGCTATTGTAATCGATGGTATTATCGGTGCTGGTAAAAGTACCGTTGGAAAGTTTTTAAATCAAGAATTGGGATTGCCTTTATACGAAGAATTAAAGGAAGATGGTAAGGAAAATACGCTTGCACAACGTATGTTGGATCGTTTTTATGCAGATCAAGCAAGATGGAGCGCAATAATTCAAGTTATGTTTTTAAATGATCGTTTTAGAGATATCAAAAAAATAGATGCATCTGGCGATCTCGCTATCATAGATAGGTCTATCTACGGCGATGAAATATTTGCTAAAACTATACATGACAGGGGTCAAATGACAACAGATGAATTTACTATATACAGAGATTTACTTTACAATATGCTTCAGCATATAAACGTCCCAGATGTCTTAGTCTACATAGATGTTACAATAGATACTGCAATGGATAGAATCAAAAAACGTTCACGTTCAACAGAAGGAGATGCCATTCCTAGAGATTATATGGAAGATCTTCACCGAAACTACGAAGCATGGTTCGAAGCATTTAATCTATGTCCTAAAGTCAGAATAGACTTTAATGAATGTTGCTTAGAAGAAAATGGCGAAATGAAAGAAAGCATGAAAGCTAAAATCTTGGAAGCTATAAAACCATATATTTAA
- a CDS encoding DUF1801 domain-containing protein, protein MTELKTKPSDLSVEDFLNRIEPKKKREYSFLLLDMFRKWTKLDPVMWGDSIVGFGSYHYVYATKREGDWLLTGFSPRKQSLTIYIMSGFENFEEILSRLGKYKLGKSCLYIKKIDDIDISVLEELVMASIDVMKKTYEVTL, encoded by the coding sequence ATGACGGAGCTAAAAACTAAACCAAGCGACCTTAGTGTTGAGGATTTTTTGAATAGAATAGAACCAAAAAAGAAGAGAGAATATTCATTTTTGCTTTTAGATATGTTTAGGAAGTGGACTAAATTAGATCCTGTAATGTGGGGAGATAGTATAGTTGGTTTTGGAAGTTATCACTACGTATATGCTACGAAGCGCGAAGGAGATTGGCTACTAACAGGGTTCTCACCTAGAAAACAGAGTTTAACCATTTATATTATGTCTGGTTTTGAGAATTTTGAAGAGATACTTTCAAGACTTGGGAAATATAAATTAGGGAAATCGTGCTTGTATATAAAGAAAATAGACGATATAGACATATCTGTTTTAGAAGAGTTAGTTATGGCATCTATAGACGTTATGAAAAAAACTTATGAAGTAACGTTATAG
- a CDS encoding flavodoxin domain-containing protein: MADVSIIYWSGTGNTKMMAEALEQELLANGKSVDISDVEEANADMVKGSSFVALGCPSMGAEELETVMDDYVDAIDVKDKNVVLFGSYDWGDGQWIRDWQERMESKGAIMKAEGLNVHLTPEDEDIEKCKALARDLIK, from the coding sequence ATGGCTGATGTAAGTATTATTTATTGGAGTGGGACTGGAAACACAAAAATGATGGCAGAGGCGTTAGAACAAGAACTTTTAGCAAATGGTAAGAGTGTAGATATTAGTGATGTAGAAGAAGCGAATGCAGATATGGTTAAGGGGTCTTCATTTGTAGCACTTGGTTGTCCTTCAATGGGAGCTGAAGAGCTTGAAACAGTTATGGATGATTATGTAGATGCGATAGATGTGAAGGATAAAAATGTGGTATTGTTTGGATCTTATGACTGGGGAGATGGACAGTGGATTAGAGACTGGCAAGAGAGAATGGAATCTAAAGGTGCTATCATGAAAGCTGAAGGGCTAAATGTTCATTTAACACCAGAGGATGAAGATATTGAAAAATGTAAGGCACTGGCTAGAGATTTAATTAAATAA
- a CDS encoding bifunctional diguanylate cyclase/phosphodiesterase: protein MNIEREKHIIFRYTLVGILFGCLFPIGAILFEVIRFELPLNIHTVELLHKSVPLLLMIDTAPLFLGIFAFVAGVIRNRLEDSNIELEMLANKDDLTDTYNRRFGHYRIEQMIAKHKKDNSEFALIFIDLDRFKYINDTAGHEYGDEVLKILASRLHSLVRDEKNLIRLGGDEFMILCENTKLLSQQLDDIVKRVEMPIMVKDKHFLLKASIGISICPEHGDKVSELLRYAYIAMYHCKKTFKSPYCIFKEDMLEDMEETVRISNALEIALEKDEFELVYQPIYDTSGENLYAAEALLRWDCKNLDEKIPPSVFIPIAEQSGVIIEIGYWVIESVCRLLSTCNERKNVPVISINISGVQLRDDIFVDRVEHIVKEYGIKPHEIKFEITESVSMEEISHSKSVFKKLKESGFRLSMDDFGTGHSSLAELRKMMIDYIKIDKSFIDDIHVDVSNDLIVSAMIAMAKGLQINVIAEGVEEESQLEYLKEQGCDYIQGYLFSKPISESEFIKLCKSKCKEGE, encoded by the coding sequence ATGAACATAGAAAGAGAAAAGCATATTATATTCAGGTACACCTTGGTAGGTATATTGTTTGGATGTTTATTTCCGATAGGAGCGATTCTATTTGAAGTAATCAGATTTGAGTTGCCATTAAACATCCATACTGTAGAACTTTTACACAAGAGTGTGCCTCTTTTATTGATGATAGATACGGCGCCACTGTTTTTAGGAATATTTGCATTTGTTGCAGGAGTTATTCGAAATAGATTGGAAGATTCAAATATCGAACTTGAGATGCTCGCTAATAAGGATGATTTGACGGATACGTACAATAGAAGATTTGGTCATTATAGAATAGAGCAGATGATAGCAAAACATAAAAAAGACAATTCAGAGTTTGCCCTCATATTCATAGACTTAGACAGATTTAAATATATAAACGATACAGCTGGTCATGAATATGGTGATGAGGTGCTAAAAATACTTGCAAGTCGTCTCCATTCACTTGTCAGAGATGAGAAAAACTTGATAAGGCTTGGAGGAGATGAGTTTATGATTTTGTGTGAAAACACAAAATTATTGAGTCAGCAACTTGATGATATTGTTAAGCGAGTTGAAATGCCAATAATGGTAAAGGACAAGCATTTTTTATTAAAGGCCAGTATCGGGATATCTATTTGCCCAGAACATGGTGATAAAGTTTCAGAATTGCTTAGATATGCATATATTGCTATGTATCATTGTAAGAAGACATTTAAGTCGCCTTATTGCATATTTAAAGAAGATATGCTTGAAGATATGGAAGAAACTGTGAGGATTAGCAACGCTTTAGAAATAGCACTTGAAAAAGATGAATTTGAATTGGTGTATCAACCTATATACGATACTTCTGGTGAAAATCTATATGCTGCAGAAGCTCTCTTACGATGGGATTGTAAGAATTTAGATGAGAAAATACCGCCAAGTGTATTTATTCCGATAGCAGAGCAAAGTGGTGTGATAATAGAGATTGGATATTGGGTTATAGAGTCTGTTTGCAGATTGCTCTCCACTTGTAATGAAAGAAAAAACGTCCCAGTTATATCTATAAATATTTCAGGAGTGCAGCTTAGAGATGACATATTTGTAGATAGGGTGGAACATATAGTCAAAGAATATGGCATAAAACCTCATGAAATAAAGTTTGAAATAACTGAAAGTGTTTCAATGGAAGAGATATCACATTCGAAGTCTGTGTTTAAAAAATTAAAGGAATCAGGATTCCGATTATCTATGGATGATTTTGGAACTGGGCATTCGTCATTAGCAGAACTTCGTAAAATGATGATAGATTATATAAAGATAGACAAGAGCTTTATAGATGATATTCATGTAGATGTTAGCAATGACCTAATAGTATCCGCTATGATTGCAATGGCTAAGGGACTTCAAATTAATGTCATAGCAGAAGGCGTAGAGGAAGAATCACAGCTTGAGTATCTAAAAGAACAGGGATGTGATTATATACAAGGGTATTTGTTTAGTAAACCAATTTCGGAAAGCGAATTTATAAAATTATGCAAATCAAAGTGCAAAGAGGGAGAATAG